CAGGGTAATAGGTCTCAATCCCTGCTTGACCAAGAAACGATGTTGAAGAATGTTCCTGGCGGGGCTTAGCCATGACAATATACCATTTTTGCATCCGCGCTACCCCCCAACTTCCATTACCAACCGCCTACCAAGATTTCCGTACCGTACTGAGCCACTACCCACTCGGAGAGTATTGCACAGCGAGGCTAAATTCAAAAACTATTCATTCAAAACATGAACTTGAGACCGACCAAGTACGGGCCTACCCCTTTTCCAAAAGGGACGCGCCTTGCCCACCGGACTTCAGCCAACGTAGGCGTCTCAGCGACCGTAACCGGAGTCGGCACAAAGACCTTCAACACCTGCTCTACAGGAGGGGCCTGCTCCATCAATATGAGCATTCCCCCGCTGCTGATGTTCAAGGAGAGCGCCTTGCCTTCACGAGCTGCTTGAGCAGGTTCATCCGCAGGTCTAGTCAATTGATAAGGGATAGGCCGCAGCATCGCCACTCGATCCCTATGACTTTCTCCACAATCGGTCATCGGCCATTCCCAGCTTATCTGTCCCACATCACGCCTCCCCTGTAAGGATTAATTCCTTGGCTTCCCTATCCGCAACTTGAGAATTGGATTCTCGAGAGTAGCTAGCCCAACTTGCGCTACTCTTTTTCCAATCATACTGAACTATAGGGAATACCTCTGAGGCGAACAATACCGATGATGTAGGCCAATATTCTCTAACGTAGGTGTTGACTCCCCCTAAAGGGTTAGGTACTCTTTCTAGTGTCGTTTCACTCGCTGCACTCTATCAGAGTTTGTTCAATTGTCTAGCAATACTGCCGAGTCTGTCGTAAAGAGAATCCATGACTGAATCAACTCAGCACGCCGATCAATCAGATGGCCTTGCCGACCAACGTGCCGGTTCAGGAATTGTTGTGTTAACGGCCGCTATGCAACTGCTCCACATGAATCGTCAGGCAACGGAGCTGGCTAAAAAAATCAATGCCGCGGAACAGGCAGGATCGGCTGCTCGATCGGCCCACGGCGTTTTGCCCACGGCCCTCACTGAGCTCTGCGGGGAAATTATCAAGGCGCTCCATGTTCGGACCGAAGCAAAAGATTGGGAGCAATTTGAACTAAAACGAGTGAGCGGGGATCCGAGCCAACCCATTTTGCTTCGCGGATTTGGCCTACCTGATCGTGCCGGGGTGGAGCATGCTCGCCTGGTGGTCACCATGGAAGAGCTCGGAAGAAGGCAGAACCTCAATACCGACCATGCCCGCGAAAAATTCCAGCTCACGAATCGTGAACAAGCCGTAGTGGAACATTTGGCCAAAGGATGGACCAATAAAGAGATCGCAAATGCTCTCCTCATTACAGAGCAAACAGTTAAAGAGCACATCAAACACATTATGCGAAAGACGACAGCGACAACCCGCACAGGCATTCTAGTCCAGATCTTCAACTCATAACTTCCCGCTTACACCTCTGTTGCAAAGACACCACACTGAGCGATCTTCACAACATCCCACTCGTGATCACTGAAATTTACTTCAATAAATTCAGCAACTTGCGATTAAGTAATTCAGGTCTATTGATTGCACAGTACCCTCAGTAAGTGATGCGGTGAATCTTTCACCTGAGGAGCCTAGACTTGAAGCAGACCTTCTCCAAGCAATCTATCGGCAGCGTGCTCGGCTTGGCCCTGCTCATTTCAGGGTGCCAGACCGGTGCGCCTCTCAAAACAGTAGGCCTCGACAACCCTGGATTCATGAACCTTTGGGGAACGTATACGCACTGTAAGTCCACCTCAGATCTGGGCGAAACCCAGCAGGCTATGGGGAAACTCACGATGGCCGCCTTGGCTGGCCAGGGACATGACGGATTTGTGCTCCCGATGCCGCAACAACTGGAACGTTTCGTCGCCACGCCGGCAAGCCGCCTTGCCGTGGACGTTCACGCCATGGCAGCTTCGTGCTCCCTCCATGCTGGACAAGTCGCGTTCAGCTCTGGAAGAGTTGACTTGGCTAGAGAGGCACTCACTAGCGTGATCACGCTCCACAAGGAGAATCAGGAACCAACCTACTACCTCGCACAGGCCCACAAGCTATTGGCTGAGATGGAAAATGGAGTTCAGATTTCGCTTAAAACTCCCTAGGCTATCTCTCCCCTCGTAATTTCCCATACTCTTCTACATATCGCTTAGCCGAACATTCCCAGGAACAATCCACCCCCATGCCAGCCTGCTGAATTGACGTCCACGCCTCCCGGTCTGCATAGACCTTCAAGGCCAGCAGGATTGTCGCCAGCAGAGAGTCCGCTGAAACTCCTTCAAACTGGAATCCCGTCGCATCTCCGGCCAGTGCCGTAGAGGGCCGGTATGGAATAACCGTGTCTGCCAACCCCCCCGTCTTTCGCACAATTGGAATCGTGCCGTACCGCAGGCTATAGAGCTGAGTCAGTCCGCAGGGCTCATACCGCGACGGCATGACCAGCATATCCGCACCGGCTTCAATTCGATGCGCCCGCCCCTCATCGAATTTCAGAGACACACCGATTTGCTGTGGATACCGCTCCCTTTCCGATTGAAATCGATCTTCAAGAATCCGATCCCCCGTACCCAAAATCGCCACCTGAACGCCCACCGCCATCAACTCCGGAATAATCTCCGCCAGCAGATCAAACCCCTTCTGTGACGTCAACCGTCCGATGACTCCAATGAGCGGAACATCACGATTCGGCAAGCCCAGTTCGTGCTGAAGCGCCTTCTTGCAAACTGCTTTGCCTGATAGGTCCGTCCGTGAATAGTTAGCCGCGAGGTGGCTATCCGTCTCAGGATCCCAGGAACCAACATCAATGCCATTGATAATCCCGACCACACCATCCCGACGACCAGCCAACACACCCTCCAAACCAAACCCGCCATCTGAGCCCATGATTTCTTTTGCGTAAGTCGGGCTCACGGTCGACACCTTGTCCGCAAAGAGAATACCTCCCTTAAGCAGGTTCACTGATCCATAAAACTCCAACCCGGCAGGAGTAAACAGATCTGCTGGCAGGCCCGTCTCAGAAAATTGGGAACCGGGGAAGACACCTTGATACCCCACATTGTGAAGCGTCAACAGCGTCCTGACATCGCCGACGAGTGCCCGATCACGCTCCGTGGTTTTCAGATAAACAGCCGCAAGGGCCGTCTGCCAATCGTGCAAATGCAAGACAGAGATCGGCTCACCGCAACTGCTCCGGAGATATGCCAACACTTCAACGATCGCGCGGCTGAAAAAGGCGAACCGAGCGAGATTGTCACTGAAATCCCCGTCTGGCCCTTGATACAACCCAGCCCGGTCAAAATAGGGATCATATCGAACCGCCACCACTCGAACCGATCGTTCCGCCACCCCGACAGGAATCACATCTTCTTCAAGCATCGCATCGATAAACCCCTTGGCAGTCCTGACACGAATCGTCCCAATCTCCCGCAGCGACCTTCCACCCGTCTGAAAACTGCGATAGCGGGGCACAATCAAGGTCACCGTATGCCCCAGCTTGGCAAGCTCCACTGGAAGCGCACCGGCGACATCGGCCAGCCCGCCGGTCTTGACGTAGGGAACCGCCTCTGATGCGGCCATCACAATGTTCAGTGAATCGATGTGGTGAGATCTCGCCATGATGTAAAACGCCAGCTGATCCTAGCGGAGCGGCGCACCTTCCAGGCTCGTCTTAAATCGGTCTTCAAACTGCCACGTCTTTCCAAGCGCATGTACTTTGTCGGCCTTTAACTCTTCCCGATACACCAACCGATCATCCAAAAATACTAACATCCAGCCTTGCTCGGGATAGCCTAGAAACACCCCTTCCCCGGCCTCAAAACTTGCCTCCCATCCCTCCGGAGCCTCACCAATGGGCACCCGCGAACGCGGAATCATCGACTTATCCGGCATGACAAAAAACTGTGTGAACTCACTATGGTGATAGACCGGCTTGCCCCAGACATTCACGAACGCTTTGGGGGAAATCAACTGGATTGTGAGTTGCTTGTTCTGCACCAGGCGTTCCTGCTCTCCCAATGGCGGCATACTCTGGCAACCCGCCATTACAAACAGACACAGGACGCTCCCTAAAACCTGCAGAACCCATCGAGCACTCCCGTCACCTTGCCCAGGCTGTTCCATCATATTCGCCCCCTTCCCACCCGTCATAGAAGCCGCCGACTCTTCTGCTCGGTTGGCTTCACCGGCACACACACATCGCATTGGCACAGCTGCCGCAGAAGCCCGTAAGAATAAATTCCACTATCATGCCCATCGCTCCAGGAAAATTGAAGCGCATACCGCCCGACCGGCTGAATGTCCTGCGCCATAATAAACATCGGCACATCATCAGGCTTCAATCGGCGCACACCCGTCCACTCATCGACGCAGGCCGCACAAGGACATTGCAGCCTCAGCGCACGAACGGGATAGATTCCCTTGTGGCCATCGCTCCACTCGATGCCCAACACACCCTTCTCCAACCATTGCATGTCGATGGGAACCAATGCCGCGGCCATAGTCTCTCCCCTTATCCCCTCATGCTCCATCGACTCAGACCGAAGACATCGACGCCAAGAAATCGACCGGCGGCAACCGCCGACCAGCCACGACCGTCACATAGCCTTCAATCGCCCGCTCCACCTCAGCCCGCACCTGGCCGGTCGCCGTCAGCCGCGTGACCAGCTCGGGAGTCAGTCGAATAGCTTGTTGCAGAAACGACAGGCTCCCGCGTGACATCACGATACACCGGACCATCTGCCGCGTCGCACAGGAGAGACAGACAAATCCGCCGGCCAACGGCGAGAACTGCGGCTCCCCCGTCACACCGGACTTCCCACAGGTCGCACAGTAATCGGTTTGCGGACGAAACCCCGTCAGCCCCAGCAAACGAATCTGAAACAGCAACGCCACCAAGACCGGATCTCGACTCCCCTTGAGAGACCCCAACCCCTGACCTAAGGTCTCGAAGAGTCTGGCATCCGGATCGCCGTCCGGCGTGACCGCCCCCACCACATTGACCATCCGGGCCGCACAGGCCATCAACACCAATTCTTCCCGAAGCGGCTGAAAGGATTCGATCAGATCGACATGAGAAATCCGATAGAGCGAATCGCCCGGTTTCTCGAACAAATCCAGATGACAGCGGGTAAAGGGCTCAAGCGTGGCTCCGAAGTGGCTCTTGAATCGCCGGGCACCGCGCGCCACGCCACGGATTTTCCCGAACTCCTTCGAATAGAAAGTCACAATCCGGTCGGCTTCACCCCACCGACGGCTTTTGAGGATAATCGCAGAGGTTTTTACGAGAGGCATCGCCCAAGCCCTTTTCGCACACGCAATACTCCGGCTCCCCCCGCGGCGAGGCTGATCACCTCAGATGGTCTAAAAACAGCGTGGCCAATGAGAGATAGATCGTGATGCCTGTAATATCGTTGGCCGTCGTCACGAAGGGACCGGCCGCCACGGCAGGATCAACACCCATGCGCTTCAGCACGACCGGCATGATCGTCGCCATGCTCGTCGAGACCAGGAAGGCGATCACCAGCGACGCCCCGACCACCATGCCCAAAAAGGCCTGATGCCAGGCCCATCCGACCAAGGTCAACATCACGCCGCAAGCCAGGCCCATCAAGAGCCCAACCTTGACCTCGCGAAAAAAGACCGTGCGCACGTCCGACAATTCGACCACCCCTGTGGCCAGTCCGCGAATAATTAATGTCGACGACTGCAATCCCACGTTGCCGCCCATCGCCGCAATGACCGGGATAAAGCTGACGATCGCCACCACCTCTTGCAATGTCATTCTGAAGTACCAGAGAATCGCACCGGACAAGAGACTGCCGACTAAATTGGTGAACAGCCAGGGCAGCCGCAACTTTGCCGCGCCGAAACTGGACGACTTCGAGACCGAGTCCTCCTCGATCGCGCCGGCCATTTTCAACATATCTTCCGTGGCCTCTTCACGGATGACGTCCACCACGTCATCGACCGTGATGATGCCCGCAAGCTTTCCGTCCTTCTCGACAACAGGAATCGCCAGCAGGTTGTAACTGGCCACCTGGCGCGCCACCTCTTCCTGGTCCATATCGACCGCCACGCTCATAACATCGCGCATCATGATATTTTTCAGCGGCGTAGCCGGGGGAACCGTCAAGAGCTGGCGTAGCGAGAGGACTCCGACGAGGTGTTCATCCTTGTCGGTCACATAAATATAAAACACCATTTCGGCATCGGTGGCCTGCTGCAGCCGTCGAATGGCCTCCTGCGCCGTCGCATCTTCCGGCAGCGAAAAGAACTCCGTGGTCATGATGCCGCCGGCCGTATCCTTGGGATACTTGAGAATATCGGCGACTTCCGTCGAGTCCTCCGTCTTCATCAGGGCCAGAATGTCTTTGCCCCGCTCTTCAGGGAGGAATCCCAGAATATAGGCGACGTCGTCGGGCCCCAGATCTTTCAAAAGCCAGGCGATATCGGAGTGCAGCAGGTCGGCCAAGACTTGCTGAATACTATCGCCGTCCAGCTCGCTCAAGACCTGTCCGCGCTTGGCTTCGCCGCGAACGAGCTCAAAAACTTCGCGCTTTTCTTTGGGAGAACTCAGGTGAGTGATGACTCTGGCGGCATCGGCCGGATGCATCCGGCCGAGCATCTTCGACAGATTCGTGATCGCCCCGCGTCGCAACAGGCGCTGCACGGACAGCAAAATGATATCCGACTTCGTCTGCCCGCGATCCGACTGATCCCGGAGCGCATCCCGCAACACGTCCCGTTCGGACGCCCGCAGGCGGGCATCGGGTGATTGCGGATCGACTGGTTGTTCAGTAGGCAGCATAGCGGGATCCCTAGTAGCCGAGCTCCATGAGCGTGCGCTCGTCTTCGCGCCAGTCTTCCCGTACCTTGACCCACACCTCCAAAAACACTTTCATGTCGAACACGCGCTCCATATCCTGCCGCGCCTGGGTACTGATCAGTTTCAACCGTTCGCCATGCTTGCCGATCACGATCCCTTTCTGCGTGTCCCGTTCGACGAGAATCGTGGCCCGGATCCTCGTAATCTTACTTTCTTCGACGAACTCTTCGATTTCGACCGCGACGGAATAGGGCACTTCCTGCTCCGTCACGGCGAGAATTTTCTCGCGAATCAATTCCGCCGCCAGCGTGCGCATCGACTGGTCCGTGAGCATGTCCTCGCTATACACCCCTTCGCCCTCGGGCAAATGAGCGACCGTCACCTCCAGCAGGCGATCGATGTTGTCCCCGTCCTCCGCGGACACCGGCACCACCTCGGTCCAGGGGAACAGCCTTCCGTAGGCCTCCAGCACCGGCAGCAACTTGATCTTGTTCACCGCATCAACCTTCGTCACCACCAGAATGACAGGGCGGGCATGCTTCGCCATCGCCGTCTTTACGTGGGTGATCGCCGCCAGATCGCCGGGCCCGGGCAGATGCAGAGACTCCATCAGCACATAGAGCAGATCGGCATCATCCAGCGCTTCCACCGTCGTCCGCACCATCCGCCGGTTCAACAAGTGATCCGGCTTATGCAACCCCGGCGTATCCAAAAACGCAATCTGCGCGCCCGGCACATGCGCCACGCCGAGAATACGAGTCCGGGTCGTCTGCGGCTTATTCGATACAATCGCGACTTTCTCTCCGAGCAATCGGTTCAGCAATGTGGACTTCCCCACATTGGAGCGGCCGATGATCGCTACCGTCCCGAATTTCATGGGGCCTCCTGAAGCGATCGATCCTTCACTGGGTCAGGGGACAACTGATACACCGTTTCCCCCTTGCGCACATATCCCAATCGTTCGCGAGCTAATTGTTCGATCTTGGCCGGATCATGTTGCAACCGGGCGATTTCTCCGCGCAACCCGCCGTTGTCCCGGCGCAACGCGAGCAGATCCCGGTCTAACTGTGCCACCTGCTCGCGCATCGCCAGATACCGAGGCAACCCCATGTTGCCGAAGCAAAAGGCGATCAGGAGCCAGACGCAGGCACCGGCGCCAGCCACCTGGGCCACGGTGCCCATGCGGCGCTGCCAATCCAGCCACACCCGTCCGCGATTCTGCTTAATGATCATAACTGTGTCAGCAACCCTCGTCTCACGAATACCGAATCATCACTCATCAAATGACACTCTCTCGCGGCGGTTCAAAACGTCCGTCCAGCGAGGCCGCAGCGAGCAAAGAGGCGACTCGTACTCTTCCCGTACGTTGAGCCTCTGCGCGATCCGAGAACAAAACTGGCGGGCGTTTTCAGCCGCCGTTAGGATCGACCGGGTACTGCATCCCGGCCAAGATACACCGCTGCGCTTCCCAGCTCTTCCTCGATGCGCAACAGCTGGTTGTATTTTGCAATCCGGTCGGTCCGTGACAACGAACCGGTCTTGATCAAGCCGGTGTTCATGGCCACCGCCACATCCGCGATCGTCGTATCTTCGGTTTCACCGGACCGGTGCGAAATGATCGCCGTATAGCCGGACCGCTTCGCCAGCTCGATCGCATCCAGCGTCTCAGTCAAGGTCCCGATCTGATTCAACTTGATCAGGATCGAATTCCCGATGCCTTCCTTGATCCCCTTGGCAAAGATCTCCACGTTGGTCACGAAAATATCATCGCCGACCAGCTGCACCCGCTTGCCCAGCTTCTCCGTGAGCATCTTCCAGCCCTTCCAATCCAACTCGCTCAACCCATCTTCAATCGAAAGGATCGGGTACCGGTCCAGCAACTTGCCGTAATACGAAACCATCTCCTCGGAAGACCGCTCCGGGTTCTTTTCTGCCTCGAGAATGTAGCGGCCCTTTTGATAGAGTTCGCTCGCGGCACAATCCAACGCCAACGCAATATCTCGGCCGGTCTTGTACCCGGCATCTTCAATCGCTTGCGAGATGAGGCTGAGCGCCTCTTCATTCGACTGCAAGTCCGGCGCAAATCCACCCTCATCCCCGACCGCCGTATTGAGGCCCTTCTTCTTCAACAAGGCTTTGAGCGTGTGAAATACTTCCGTCGCCATGCGCAGCGCATCGCTGAACGTCTTGGCTCCCACCGGCATGATCATAAACTCTTGGAGATCCAGACGGTTGTCGGCATGCGCGCCGCCGTTGATGATATTCATCAAGGGCACCGGCAAAATCCGCGCGTTCGTGCCGCCAAGATACCGATAGAGCGGCTGCCCGGTTTCATTCGCCGCCGCCTTCGCCACCGCCAGCGAGACGCCGAGAATCGCGTTGGCGCCCAACTTGCCTTTGGTCTTTGTTCCGTCCAACGCGATCATGGCGTGGTCGATATTGGCCTGATCGAGCGCCTCGCAACCGAGCAGTTCCGGCGCGATCACTTTCGTGATATTGGCCACCGCCTTGGAGACACCCTTGCCCATCCAACGCTTCTTGTCGCCATCCCGCAGCTCGATCGCTTCCTTCTCGCCGGTGGAGGCGCCCGACGGCACCGCTGCCCGGCCGATCGCGCCGCTCTCCAGCATCACTTCCGCTTCCACCGTCGGGTTGCCGCGGGAATCGACAATCTGCCTGCCCTTAATCTCTCTAATCGCGCTCATACGTCTCTACGCTCCTCGGTTAGTAGCACGTCCTAACTGCTGAACTTCTTCTTCAACAACTCATTCACCTTGCCGGGATTCGCTTTGCCGCCGCTGGCCTTCATCACCTGCCCGACCAGGAAACCCAGCACCTGCTGCTTCCCTTCCTTGAACTGCGCCACCTGTGCCGGATTGTTCGTCAGCACTTCGTCGATGATCTTATCGAGCGCGCCTTCGTCGGAGACTTGGGTCAGCCCCTTTTCTTGGACGATCTGCTCCGGCTGCTTTCCGCTACTATAGAGCTCGGGGAAAATCTCGCGGGCCACCTTCAAACTGATCGTCCCCTTCTCGACCAGTTGCAACAGATCGACCAACCGTTCAGGCGTCACCGGTGACGCCGTGATATCGGTCCCCGAGAGGTTCAACTCCCGCGTCAGCTCCCCCATCACCCAGTTACTGACGGTCTTGGGCTGATTGAACAGCTTTACACTGGCTTCGAAGTAATCCGCGATGCCTTTGGACACGGTCAGCACGCCCGCATCGTACTCGGGCAACCCATAGTCGCGCACCAATCGAGCTACGCGAGCGGCCGGCAACTCCGGCACGCTGCCGCGGAATCCCTCAATCCATTCCTTATCGAGCTTCAACGGCACCAGATCCGGATCGGGGAAATAGCGATAGTCGTGCGCCTCTTCTTTCGAACGCATCACCGCCGTCTCACCGCGATCGAGATTCCAGAGGCGCGTCTCCTGATAAATCTTCCCGCCCTCGCTCAACACCTTAGTCTGCCGCTTGATCTCGTATTCGATCGCATCCTTCACGAACTTGAAGGAATTGATGTTCTTCAGCTCGACCTTCGTGCCGAATTCTTTCTGACCCAGCGGACGGAGCGACAGATTCGGCTCGCAGCGAAAACTGCCTTCATCCATGTTGCCGTCGCACACGTCGAGATACATCAGAATATCCCGCAAGCCCTTCAGATAGGCGACGACTTCGTCGGCCGACCGCATGTCCGGCTCCGTCACGATCTCCAGCAGCGGTGTTCCGGCACGATTCAAGTCGACCCGGCTGCCGCTGGTGCCGGTCTCGTGCACATTCTTCCCGGCATCTTCTTCCAGATGGGCCCGCCGGATCTTGACGCGCTTCTTGTTGTCGCCGACGGCGATCTCGATCCACCCATGCTCGCAAATCGGCGATTCGTACTGCGAGATCTGGTAGCCCTTGGGAAGATCGGGGTAGAAGTAGTTCTTCCGGTCAAATTGATTGTTCGCCCCGATCGTGCAATTCAGTGCCAACCCAGCCCGCACGGCCATTTCCACGGCAGCGCGATTGATAACCGGCAACGTGCCGGGCAGGCCCAAACAGACCGGGCAGGTTTGGCTGTTCGGCGAACGCCCGAACGTCGTCCCGCATCCGCAGAACATTTTGGTCTTTGTGCGCAACTGCGCATGCACCTCGACCCCGATGACAACTTCGTAGATCATCCTCAGCCCTGTTCCTCTCCACGCATGCGGTCACGCTCACGCTTCATCGCTTCACGACCGGCCTCGAAGGCCTCCCGCAGCACCGACTTTTTCGAGTCGACGAACTCCTTGCCCTGATCGACCACTTCCTCGAACGACTCACCGGCCCGGCCGGCCAAATCCCGCAGATTGTCTTCGGCGCGACGTGCATAGCCCCGAAGCTGCTCGCGGGATTCACGTCCCGACTGCGGCGCCAACAGAAGAGCTGCCACTGCACCCAGTGCGGCACCGCTCAGAAAAGCCAGGAGCACTCCGCTTGAAGATCCTCGTTCATCCGCCATTGTGGTGTTCTCCTTCGTGTTTCATTCGTTCGCGCACGACCTGCGTCGCCGCCTTAAATCCCGCAACCACACTCGCCACGTTCGTCAGCAACGTGCCGCTCGACCCGCGCACCACGTTGTGGACCTGCTGCACTGATTCGCCGACTTCGCCCACGGCATGCAGCAACACCGCCGCATGTTCGACACCACCGCGGGCCTGATCGGCCAGGTCGTTCAAATTCTGACTCATGCTGCGCAGGTCGGCGACAAGAGGCGGCATGTCCGCATTCATTCTAGCCAACAGGTGCTCAGACTCCGCCACGGTTTTCCGAAGCTGAATCAACACCGGAACGAGATAGCCCACCAGCACCGCAAAGGCGACCGCGATTAGGATGGCGGCAATTTCTACAATGGTCATAATCCCCTCCCGTACATGCTCACTTCCGACGTCTTACCGTACCGCCGGCTTCTTCGCACGCCATTGCGTCGCCTGTTCATACGCATGGGCGGCTCTCAACAGGGTGTCCTCTTGAAATGCCCGCCCGATGAGCTGCAAACCGATCGGGAGTCCGGCCTTGCTGAATCCACAGGGCAATGAGATGGCCGGTAAGCCGGCTAGATTAACGGAGATCGTGAAAATATCCGAGAGATACATCTGCAAGGGATCTTCACTCTTCTCGCCCAGCTTAAAGGCCGGCGTGGGCGTCACGGGCGTCACAA
The sequence above is drawn from the Nitrospira sp. genome and encodes:
- the eno gene encoding phosphopyruvate hydratase; amino-acid sequence: MSAIREIKGRQIVDSRGNPTVEAEVMLESGAIGRAAVPSGASTGEKEAIELRDGDKKRWMGKGVSKAVANITKVIAPELLGCEALDQANIDHAMIALDGTKTKGKLGANAILGVSLAVAKAAANETGQPLYRYLGGTNARILPVPLMNIINGGAHADNRLDLQEFMIMPVGAKTFSDALRMATEVFHTLKALLKKKGLNTAVGDEGGFAPDLQSNEEALSLISQAIEDAGYKTGRDIALALDCAASELYQKGRYILEAEKNPERSSEEMVSYYGKLLDRYPILSIEDGLSELDWKGWKMLTEKLGKRVQLVGDDIFVTNVEIFAKGIKEGIGNSILIKLNQIGTLTETLDAIELAKRSGYTAIISHRSGETEDTTIADVAVAMNTGLIKTGSLSRTDRIAKYNQLLRIEEELGSAAVYLGRDAVPGRS
- a CDS encoding YtxH domain-containing protein, encoding MADERGSSSGVLLAFLSGAALGAVAALLLAPQSGRESREQLRGYARRAEDNLRDLAGRAGESFEEVVDQGKEFVDSKKSVLREAFEAGREAMKRERDRMRGEEQG
- the glgA gene encoding glycogen synthase GlgA, whose protein sequence is MARSHHIDSLNIVMAASEAVPYVKTGGLADVAGALPVELAKLGHTVTLIVPRYRSFQTGGRSLREIGTIRVRTAKGFIDAMLEEDVIPVGVAERSVRVVAVRYDPYFDRAGLYQGPDGDFSDNLARFAFFSRAIVEVLAYLRSSCGEPISVLHLHDWQTALAAVYLKTTERDRALVGDVRTLLTLHNVGYQGVFPGSQFSETGLPADLFTPAGLEFYGSVNLLKGGILFADKVSTVSPTYAKEIMGSDGGFGLEGVLAGRRDGVVGIINGIDVGSWDPETDSHLAANYSRTDLSGKAVCKKALQHELGLPNRDVPLIGVIGRLTSQKGFDLLAEIIPELMAVGVQVAILGTGDRILEDRFQSERERYPQQIGVSLKFDEGRAHRIEAGADMLVMPSRYEPCGLTQLYSLRYGTIPIVRKTGGLADTVIPYRPSTALAGDATGFQFEGVSADSLLATILLALKVYADREAWTSIQQAGMGVDCSWECSAKRYVEEYGKLRGER
- a CDS encoding DUF948 domain-containing protein, which produces MTIVEIAAILIAVAFAVLVGYLVPVLIQLRKTVAESEHLLARMNADMPPLVADLRSMSQNLNDLADQARGGVEHAAVLLHAVGEVGESVQQVHNVVRGSSGTLLTNVASVVAGFKAATQVVRERMKHEGEHHNGG
- a CDS encoding LuxR C-terminal-related transcriptional regulator, which codes for MTESTQHADQSDGLADQRAGSGIVVLTAAMQLLHMNRQATELAKKINAAEQAGSAARSAHGVLPTALTELCGEIIKALHVRTEAKDWEQFELKRVSGDPSQPILLRGFGLPDRAGVEHARLVVTMEELGRRQNLNTDHAREKFQLTNREQAVVEHLAKGWTNKEIANALLITEQTVKEHIKHIMRKTTATTRTGILVQIFNS
- a CDS encoding septum formation initiator family protein, whose translation is MIIKQNRGRVWLDWQRRMGTVAQVAGAGACVWLLIAFCFGNMGLPRYLAMREQVAQLDRDLLALRRDNGGLRGEIARLQHDPAKIEQLARERLGYVRKGETVYQLSPDPVKDRSLQEAP
- the mgtE gene encoding magnesium transporter, whose product is MLPTEQPVDPQSPDARLRASERDVLRDALRDQSDRGQTKSDIILLSVQRLLRRGAITNLSKMLGRMHPADAARVITHLSSPKEKREVFELVRGEAKRGQVLSELDGDSIQQVLADLLHSDIAWLLKDLGPDDVAYILGFLPEERGKDILALMKTEDSTEVADILKYPKDTAGGIMTTEFFSLPEDATAQEAIRRLQQATDAEMVFYIYVTDKDEHLVGVLSLRQLLTVPPATPLKNIMMRDVMSVAVDMDQEEVARQVASYNLLAIPVVEKDGKLAGIITVDDVVDVIREEATEDMLKMAGAIEEDSVSKSSSFGAAKLRLPWLFTNLVGSLLSGAILWYFRMTLQEVVAIVSFIPVIAAMGGNVGLQSSTLIIRGLATGVVELSDVRTVFFREVKVGLLMGLACGVMLTLVGWAWHQAFLGMVVGASLVIAFLVSTSMATIMPVVLKRMGVDPAVAAGPFVTTANDITGITIYLSLATLFLDHLR
- the recO gene encoding DNA repair protein RecO; the protein is MPLVKTSAIILKSRRWGEADRIVTFYSKEFGKIRGVARGARRFKSHFGATLEPFTRCHLDLFEKPGDSLYRISHVDLIESFQPLREELVLMACAARMVNVVGAVTPDGDPDARLFETLGQGLGSLKGSRDPVLVALLFQIRLLGLTGFRPQTDYCATCGKSGVTGEPQFSPLAGGFVCLSCATRQMVRCIVMSRGSLSFLQQAIRLTPELVTRLTATGQVRAEVERAIEGYVTVVAGRRLPPVDFLASMSSV
- a CDS encoding DUF971 domain-containing protein, whose translation is MAAALVPIDMQWLEKGVLGIEWSDGHKGIYPVRALRLQCPCAACVDEWTGVRRLKPDDVPMFIMAQDIQPVGRYALQFSWSDGHDSGIYSYGLLRQLCQCDVCVPVKPTEQKSRRLL
- the era gene encoding GTPase Era, with protein sequence MKFGTVAIIGRSNVGKSTLLNRLLGEKVAIVSNKPQTTRTRILGVAHVPGAQIAFLDTPGLHKPDHLLNRRMVRTTVEALDDADLLYVLMESLHLPGPGDLAAITHVKTAMAKHARPVILVVTKVDAVNKIKLLPVLEAYGRLFPWTEVVPVSAEDGDNIDRLLEVTVAHLPEGEGVYSEDMLTDQSMRTLAAELIREKILAVTEQEVPYSVAVEIEEFVEESKITRIRATILVERDTQKGIVIGKHGERLKLISTQARQDMERVFDMKVFLEVWVKVREDWREDERTLMELGY
- the gatB gene encoding Asp-tRNA(Asn)/Glu-tRNA(Gln) amidotransferase subunit GatB — encoded protein: MIYEVVIGVEVHAQLRTKTKMFCGCGTTFGRSPNSQTCPVCLGLPGTLPVINRAAVEMAVRAGLALNCTIGANNQFDRKNYFYPDLPKGYQISQYESPICEHGWIEIAVGDNKKRVKIRRAHLEEDAGKNVHETGTSGSRVDLNRAGTPLLEIVTEPDMRSADEVVAYLKGLRDILMYLDVCDGNMDEGSFRCEPNLSLRPLGQKEFGTKVELKNINSFKFVKDAIEYEIKRQTKVLSEGGKIYQETRLWNLDRGETAVMRSKEEAHDYRYFPDPDLVPLKLDKEWIEGFRGSVPELPAARVARLVRDYGLPEYDAGVLTVSKGIADYFEASVKLFNQPKTVSNWVMGELTRELNLSGTDITASPVTPERLVDLLQLVEKGTISLKVAREIFPELYSSGKQPEQIVQEKGLTQVSDEGALDKIIDEVLTNNPAQVAQFKEGKQQVLGFLVGQVMKASGGKANPGKVNELLKKKFSS